The following coding sequences lie in one Primulina huaijiensis isolate GDHJ02 chromosome 2, ASM1229523v2, whole genome shotgun sequence genomic window:
- the LOC140967148 gene encoding large ribosomal subunit protein uL13y-like, with amino-acid sequence MVSGSGICAKIVVVDARHHMLGRLSSILAKELLNGQKVVVVRCEEICLSGGLVRQKMKYSRFRRKRMNTKPSHGPIHFRAPSKILWRTIRGMIPHKTKRGAAALARLKAYEGVPPPYDKTKRMVIPDALKVLRLQAGHKYCLLGRLSSEVGWNHYDVIRELEKKRKERAQTMYERKKQLTKLRFKAEKVAEEKLGSQLDVIAPTKY; translated from the exons ATGGTTTCAGGTTCTGGGATCTGCGCGAAGATAGTGGTGGTGGACGCGAGGCACCACATGCTCGGCCGTCTGTCATCCATTTTGGCTAAAGAACTCCTGAATGGGCAAAAAGTAGTCGTGGTTCGCTGCGAGGAAATCTGCCTCTCAGGTGGGCTTGTGAGGCAGAAGATGAAGTACTCGCGGTTTCGCCGCAAGCGCATGAACACCAAGCCATCTCATGGGCCGATTCATTTCAGGGCTCCCTCCAAGATTTTGTGGCGGACAATCCGTGG TATGATTCCGCACAAAACTAAGCGAGGAGCCGCTGCACTTGCACGATTGAAGGCATATGAAGGTGTACCACCACCATATGACAAGACGAAGAGGATGGTTATTCCTGATGCTCTCAA AGTGTTGAGGCTTCAAGCTGGTCACAAATATTGTTTGCTGGGTAGACTCTCATCTGAGGTTGGATGGAACCATTATGATGTTATCAGA GAAttggagaagaagaggaaagaAAGAGCTCAGACAATGTACGAGAGAAAGAAGCAGCTGACAAAACTCAGATTCAAAGCCGAGAAGGTAGCAGAAGAGAAGCTTGGTTCCCAACTCGATGTTATTGCTCCTACCAAGTACTGA